A genomic region of Oryza glaberrima chromosome 1, OglaRS2, whole genome shotgun sequence contains the following coding sequences:
- the LOC127763527 gene encoding uncharacterized protein LOC127763527 has product MQEPQRIHRDAGGDPAAAPETDPLLAHPPPPRSPAEIEDEEIEAASAACCRICLESETEPGDELISPCMCKGTQQFVHRYCLDHWRSVKEGTAFSHCTTCKAQFHLRVECLEDNLCRKMMFRLFVARDVFLVFLAVQTVIAAIGGMAYLLDKDGQFRNSFSDGWEHILSNHPVPFYYCVGVVVFFVMVGFIGLIVQCSSFNTNDPCLAGCRNCCYGWGILDFPASIEACLALAVIFVIVFAILGVAYGFFAATVAVQRILQRHYHILTKRELTKEYVVEDLRGCYTPPKMDPEQEQRLRTLQLM; this is encoded by the exons ATGCAGGAGCCGCAGCGGATTcaccgcgacgccggcggcgatccCGCTGCCGCCCCCGAGACCGACCCCCTCCtcgcgcacccgccgccgccgcgctcgccggcggagatagaggacgaggagatcgaggccgcctccgccgcctgctgccgcaTCTGCCTCGAGTCCGAGACCGAGCCCG GTGATGAGCTGATTTCTCCTTGTATGTGCAAAGGGACGCAGCAGTTCGTGCATCGCTACTGCCTTGATCATTGGAGGTCTGTTAAG GAAGGAACTGCCTTTTCTCACTGCACAACATGTAAGGCACAATTCCATCTCCGTGTCGAATGTCTGGAGGACAACCTGTGTCGCAAGATGATGTTTCGATTGTTTGTTGCTAGGGATGTTTTCCTTGTATTCCTGGCTGTACAGACT GTCATTGCTGCTATCGGTGGTATGGCTTATCTGTTGGATAAAGATGGACAATTTAGAAACAGTTTTTCTGATGGTTGGGAACACATCCTATCAAATCATCCTGTGCCCTTTTACTACTGTGTCG gagtaGTGGTGTTCTTTGTAATGGTAGGATTCATTGGACTGATAGTACAGTGTTCGTCTTTCAACACCAATGATCCATGCTTGGCTGGATGCCGCAATTGTTGCTATGGGTGGGGCATACTGGATTTTCCCGCTTCAATAGAAGCTTGCCTTGCTCTGGCTGTGATATTTGTCATTGTTTTTGCTATACTTGGAGTTGCATATGGCTTCTTCGCTGCAACCGTAGCCGTCCAGAGGATCTTGCAGCGACACTATCACATACTTACCAAAAGGGAGCTCACAAAG GAATATGTGGTGGAGGACCTTCGCGGGTGTTATACACCACCAAAGATGGATCCAGAGCAAGAGCAGCGTCTGAGGACTTTGCAGCTCATGTAG
- the LOC127753056 gene encoding carbon catabolite repressor protein 4 homolog 6, with translation MRLASRASLRRAAAMSAYYNARGSARPRRGYYSGRPTPPPHHHHDAGAELVSGDSHHSAVRAANDSLRRGGGRGPPPSPYGYAPPQPPPALYGAVPYNYGPPPPQPQDPQYGYATPNPYVQGHPQPYWRGPTNAGFRPPYAGFRPGAPQQSPRLAEYRRRWRFTQHRPPRQAERFKVLSYNILADYLAQEHQFLYERIPSFIMDWNWRKEKLVFEFGLWSPDILCLQEVDKFTDLEQEMATRGYNGIWKMRTGNATDGCAIFWRTARFQLRYQEDIEFNKIDLRDNVAQICVLESVIPGNVQTESSPNHPQQAKQIVVCNTHVLYNPKRGDIKLGQVRTLLDRVYALSKTWNDAPVIICGDFNSTPKSPLYNFMLEQKLNLSGLVKSNISGQQTSTAQGLYTGPNTARFYPPFHTTNSKEGSISYPNDHKPQPEARNVTENSRLSGREPTLTDTASDSFLNPESSTNPHEQELMGCVKGPTKEAYTSDAEAHTNTTNGEETSVVNNSSEGYGVIKKSSVEGTNVTNFSSASTTVNDETLQSDSSEIVDRSQLLPSYESSESKDSWEELAGGSNNSSNTLANFPGHVISGKATCDFERNNVQSDTLFDISKVRPDEKEQDSEPLSTQNNCMRSESKSNCFSDPLKFADTLHQMSNLRLEEENNTEPTQLTSPLEPLQHTDCAFSDTCDVQCTPEVINRLSKSHSCSNKLGNCSCAFEDDGASNEVLCSDVNADPSIFKEFSGVNESLLEDEDQLQTTSDGSPSAQQVITSDKRYYDYDPYRWTPDEIKAATGNEDCIFVEHNLKVRSVYTDVEDFEGTKDANKEPLVTSYNRKFMGTVDYIWASEDLQTVQVLDTFPKEILKQTIGFPTKKWGSDHIALVCELAFTK, from the exons ATGCGCCTTGCCTCCCGCGCCTCTctacgccgcgccgccgccatgtccgctTACTACAAC GCCCGAGGATCCGCTCGCCCGCGACGAGGCTACTACTCCGGGCGACCCACGCcgcctccccaccaccaccacgacgccggcgccgagctCGTCAGCGGCGACTCCCACCACAGCGCGGTGCGTGCCGCCAACGATtcgctccgccgcggcggcggccgcgggcctcctccgtcgccgtaCGGATACGCgccgcctcagccgccgccggcgctatACGGGGCCGTGCCGTACAACTAcgggcccccgccgccgcagccacagGATCCTCAGTACGGATACGCGACCCCGAATCCGTATGTCCAGGGGCATCCGCAGCCGTACTGGCGTGGGCCAACAAATGCAGGGTTCCGGCCGCCGTACGCCGGCTTCAGGCCTGGTGCGCCGCAGCAATCACCAAGGCTAGCGGAGTACCGCCGACGGTGGCGATTCACGCAGCATCGGCCACCACGCCAAGCCG AGAGGTTTAAGGTTCTATCATACAATATACTAGCTGATTATCTGGCCCAGGAGCACCAGTTTCTTTATGAGCGCATACCATCTTTCATCATGGATTGGAACTGGCGGAAGGAAAAGTTAGTGTTCGAGTTTGGTTTGTGGTCTCCAGATATTTTATGTCTTCAG GAGGTTGACAAATTTACAGACCTTGAGCAAGAAATGGCAACTCGAGGATATAATGGCATATGGAAG ATGCGGACTGGAAATGCCACTGATGGATGTGCGATCTTTTGGCGAACAGCTAG GTTTCAGTTGCGCTATCAAGAGGATATCGAGTTCAATAAGATTGATCTCCGTGATAATGTTGCACAGATTTGTGTTTTAGAG TCGGTGATTCCAGGAAATGTGCAAACTGAGTCTAG CCCTAACCATCCTCAACAAGCTAAGCAAATTGTTGTATGCAATACTCATGTTCTTTACAATCCAAAGAGAGGGGACATCAAACTTGGTCAG GTAAGGACGCTTCTTGATCGAGTGTATGCTCTATCAAAGACATGGAATGATGCTCCAGTAATAATTTGTGGAGATTTCAACTCTACACCCAAG AGCCCTCTGTACAATTTTATGCTGGAGCAAAAG TTGAATCTGTCCGGTCTTGTGAAGAGTAATATATCAGGGCAGCAAACTAGTACTGCACAGGGACTATATACTGGTCCTAACACAGCTCG ATTCTATCCGCCTTTTCACACGACGAATAGTAAGGAGGGTAGCATAAGTTATCCAAATGATCATAAGCCTCAACCTGAAGCAAGAAATGTAACGGAAAATTCTCGTCTTTCTGGCAGAGAACCAACTTTGACTGATACTGCTTCAGACTCTTTCTTAAACCCAGAGAGCTCTACAAATCCTCACGAGCAAGAATTAATGGGCTGTGTGAAAGGTCCTACAAAGGAAGCCTATACATCTGATGCTGAAGCACATACCAACACCACTAATGGTGAAGAAACTTCAGTGGTTAACAACTCCAGTGAGGGATATGGAGTAATAAAAAAGAGCTCTGTAGAAGGAACTAACGTTACAAACTTTTCGTCTGCTTCAACGACAGTAAATGATGAGACCCTTCAGTCAGATTCGAGTGAAATAGTTGATAGAAGTCAGCTTCTTCCATCTTATGAATCATCTGAATCTAAAGATTCTTGGGAAGAATTAGCTGGTGGTAGCAATAACAGTTCAAATACCCTGGCAAACTTTCCTGGTCATGTGATTTCTGGAAAAGCTACTTGTGATTTTGAGCGAAACAATGTCCAGTCAGATACACTGTTTGATATATCAAAGGTCAGACCCGATGAAAAGGAACAAGACAGTGAACCTTTGTCTACTCAAAATAATTGCATGCGTAGtgaatcaaaatcaaattgttTCAGTGATCCCCTGAAGTTTGCTGATACACTTCATCAAATGAGTAATCTGAGGctagaagaagaaaacaatactGAGCCAACTCAGTTAACATCACCACTAGAGCCTTTGCAACACACAGATTGTGCCTTTTCCGACACTTGTGATGTTCAATGTACACCTGAAGTGATAAACAGGCTTTCAAAATCGCATTCATGTTCAAATAAGCTTGGAAATTGTTCTTGTGCTTTTGAGGACGATGGGGCATCCAATGAAGTTTTGTGCTCAGATGTGAATGCAGATCCTTCCATCTTTAAAGAGTTTTCTGGTGTTAATGAATCTTTACTTGAAGATGAAGACCAGCTGCAAACAACCTCAGATGGTTCACCATCTGCCCAGCAAGTGATTACTTCTGATAAAAGATATTACGATTATGATCCATACAGGTGGACACCAGATGAAATTAAAGCTGCTACTGGGAATGAAGATTGCATCTTCGTGGAACATAATTTGAAAGTCCGAAGTGTCTACACAGATGTGGAG GATTTTGAAGGGACAAAAGATGCCAACAAGGAGCCTCTAGTAACAAGTTACAACAGAAAATTTATGGGAACAGTGGACTACATATG GGCTTCCGAAGATCTGCAGACTGTTCAAGTGCTAGATACCTTCCCAAAAGAAATTCTGAAACAAACAATTGGGTTCCCTACCAAG AAATGGGGAAGTGATCATATCGCTTTGGTTTGTGAATTAGCATTCACAAAATAA
- the LOC127760664 gene encoding uncharacterized protein LOC127760664 gives MMSGGGYSALDDPKASGSVPAATGPDPPTIKFADSNLQIFPPSEAKGKISGAYRPPTDADDTFSSSKSGGGGRGGGGGGGAGSDDAGQGGWFRMFSVAAYKPYFDVDTSDVVERIWESVFPFRGTFTEKTSENPDLYGPFWTCTTLIFVAASIATFVTYLSHKWHKKEWNYDINLVTWSAGLFYGYVTFVPLGLYVILKYFSAPAGLVQLWCLYGYSLFIFIPASLLSIVPIEIFRWVIAGVAGFMSATFVAMNLRAHIVNSGERWFLIVAGIFLLQLGLAVLLKLYFFTITV, from the exons aTGATGTCTGGCGGTGGCTACTCCGCCCTCGACGACCCCAAGGCCTCCGGATCCGTCCCG gcggcgacggggcCAGATCCGCCGACCATCAAGTTCGCCGACTCCAACCTCCAGATCTTCCCGCCGTCCGAGGCCAAGGGCAAGATCTCCGGCGCCTACCGCCCGCCCACCGACGCGGATG ACACGttctcttcctccaagtccgggggcggcggccgaggcggcggcggcggcggcggcgctgggtcgGACGACGCCGGGCAGGGCGGGTGGTTCCGGATGTTCTCCGTCGCGGCGTACAAGCCCTACTTCGACGTGGACACCTCCGACGTGGTGGAGAGGATCTGGGAGTCCGTCTTCCCCTTCCGCGGCACCTTCACCGAGAAGACCTCCGAGAACCCCGACCT ATATGGGCCATTCTGGACATGCACCACCCTGATTTTCGTTGCTGCATCCATTGCCACATTTGTCACCTACCTATCCCACAAATGGCATAAGAAGGAGTGGAACTATGATATTAACCTGGTCACATGGTCTGCTGGCTTATTCTATGGCTACGTGACATTTGTTCCCCTTGGTCTATATGTCATCCTTAAGTACTTCTCAGCACCTGCTGGACTAGTGCAACTATGGTGCCTCTATGGATACTCTTTATTCATCTTCATTCCAGCATCG CTCCTGTCTATTGTGCCAATAGAAATATTCAGGTGGGTGATTGCTGGTGTCGCGGGGTTTATGTCTGCTACCTTCGTTGCTATGAATCTGCGCGCTCACATTGTAAATTCTGGAGAGCGATGGTTCTTGATCGTTGCAGGGATATTCTTGTTGCAGTTGGGATTGGCTGTTTTGCTGAAACTCTATTTCTTCACGATAACTGTATAG